A genomic window from Phocoena sinus isolate mPhoSin1 chromosome 20, mPhoSin1.pri, whole genome shotgun sequence includes:
- the LOC116745493 gene encoding LOW QUALITY PROTEIN: cytochrome c oxidase assembly factor 8-like (The sequence of the model RefSeq protein was modified relative to this genomic sequence to represent the inferred CDS: inserted 2 bases in 1 codon): protein MSRVVAWATLRRAFNLRVSRFCPPRKSCHDWIGPPDKYSRLQPVHFYIPENESPLEQKLRXIRQETQERNQQFWANQNLTFLKEIEEFIDSRLKAKGLELRAESGQKATLNAEEMADFYKEFLSKHFRKHMYYNRDWYKRNFAITFFMGKVALERIWNKLRLK, encoded by the exons ATGTCCAGAGTTGTAGCTTGGGCCACCCTGAGGAGGGCCTTCAATCTCAGG gtctCAAGATTCTGCCCTCCAAGAAAATCTTGCCATGATTGGATAGGACCCCCAGATAAATATTCCAGGCTTCAACCTGTTCACTTTTACATCCCTGAAAATGAATCACCATTGGAACAAAAGTTAAG GAtaagacaagaaacacaagaacgGAACCAACAGTTCTGGGCAAACCAGAATTTGACTTTTCTAAAG GAAATAGAAGAATTTATTGACTCAAGACTAAAAGCCAAAGGCCTGGAACTGAGAGCTGAATCAGGTCAAAAAGCAACATTGAATGCAGAAGAa atggCTGACTTTTACAAGgaatttttaagtaaacattttcGGAAGCACATGTATTATAACAGGGACTGGTACAAGCGTAATTTTGCCATCACCTTCTTCATGGGAAAAGTGGCCCTGGAGAGGATTTGGAACAAGCTTAGactgaaataa